In the Corynebacterium kroppenstedtii genome, one interval contains:
- a CDS encoding ABC transporter permease, with product MMVNSIRAEWTKLASTKSFAWTSILIVVLSWAFAALMGWGSKTALDSMDPEDMTDVPRIDAITAIQGFELFGVMVIIIMATLLVTTEYRFKTINETIMMTPKRPIIAIAKTIVYGLVAVVLSFFSTITSVLVFKWLAGDHGSEMKVFSGSSGRAYVTTAVEALLVVVMAIGVAFLVRQTAGAIAIMLLWKLVLEDLITLIPKVGNHIKGYRPFANLSAWVSDGKLDGAPWGTTGGVIYFAVWALVLFVIGVVVFVKRDA from the coding sequence ATGATGGTTAACTCGATTCGTGCTGAGTGGACGAAGCTAGCGTCGACAAAATCGTTTGCGTGGACGTCGATCTTAATTGTTGTTTTGAGCTGGGCGTTCGCCGCTCTGATGGGGTGGGGTTCGAAAACTGCCCTGGATTCGATGGATCCGGAGGACATGACGGACGTGCCGAGGATAGACGCCATCACCGCTATTCAGGGGTTCGAGCTATTTGGTGTCATGGTGATCATCATCATGGCCACTCTCTTGGTGACAACGGAGTACCGCTTCAAGACCATCAATGAGACGATCATGATGACCCCGAAGCGGCCGATCATTGCGATAGCGAAAACGATCGTTTATGGCCTGGTCGCAGTAGTTTTGTCCTTCTTTTCGACGATCACCAGCGTGTTGGTCTTCAAGTGGTTGGCTGGTGACCATGGCTCCGAAATGAAAGTGTTCTCCGGCTCCTCAGGACGGGCATATGTGACGACGGCCGTGGAGGCCTTGCTGGTCGTCGTGATGGCAATTGGTGTGGCGTTCCTTGTCCGACAGACTGCAGGGGCTATCGCCATCATGCTGCTGTGGAAGCTCGTCCTCGAGGACTTGATCACCTTGATCCCAAAGGTGGGCAATCACATCAAAGGCTACCGGCCTTTCGCTAACCTCAGTGCGTGGGTGAGCGATGGAAAACTCGATGGTGCACCGTGGGGGACGACGGGGGGCGTCATTTACTTCGCGGTGTGGGCACTTGTGCTCTTCGTCATCGGGGTGGTCGTGTTCGTGAAGCGGGACGCGTAG
- a CDS encoding MarR family winged helix-turn-helix transcriptional regulator, with amino-acid sequence MTSDSMTAPVSSASPSPAADHDGHDKETRHDQDANIAGGYPSPLSREEIHVLSAAMYNFLSATRRLVEQPLHSMEVNQSEIEVLYFVHNHPGVGVSDIARMRFLRVSNVSTTVRALIANGLLNRASNPDDKRTQMLQVTEKGTQVLNDIAERWATLINKITDEMNPDSVRILHEASERLNETAFATEHVIDVMQTQSGE; translated from the coding sequence GTGACTTCCGACAGCATGACCGCACCCGTCTCTAGCGCATCACCATCCCCGGCCGCCGACCACGACGGCCACGATAAAGAAACGCGCCATGACCAGGACGCGAACATCGCCGGTGGGTACCCCTCACCGCTCAGTAGAGAAGAGATTCACGTCCTCTCCGCCGCGATGTATAACTTCCTGTCGGCCACGCGGCGGCTAGTGGAACAGCCCCTTCACTCCATGGAGGTCAATCAATCGGAAATCGAAGTCCTCTACTTCGTGCATAACCACCCCGGCGTCGGGGTATCCGACATCGCACGTATGCGTTTCCTGCGAGTATCTAATGTCTCGACAACGGTTCGCGCTCTCATCGCCAACGGCCTTCTTAACCGGGCATCCAACCCCGACGATAAACGCACTCAAATGCTCCAAGTGACCGAAAAGGGGACGCAGGTTCTCAACGATATTGCTGAGCGATGGGCCACATTAATCAACAAAATTACCGACGAAATGAACCCCGACAGCGTCCGAATACTTCACGAGGCATCGGAGCGCCTTAACGAAACAGCCTTTGCCACCGAGCACGTCATTGACGTTATGCAAACGCAGTCAGGAGAATAA
- a CDS encoding exodeoxyribonuclease III gives MRLATWNVNSVRTRLPRIVDVLNRHDIDVLAMQETKCSEDQFPRDAFTDAGYQVAVSGTNQWNGVAIASRVGLTDVHTLPHQPGFSKDLTAEQTVEPRSIAATCGGITVMSLYVPNGREISNIHFTYKLRFLDAVRTYAATAVDNDPELRLALVGDWNIAPHDTDVWDPHFFIGHTHVTPRERSALTALEDEGFTDVTHNSGYTYWDYTAGRFGRNQGMRIDMQWASPALAEGAGAVNVDKDERAAKGSSDHAPLIVDYDGI, from the coding sequence ATGCGATTGGCCACCTGGAACGTCAACTCCGTCCGCACCCGACTCCCACGGATCGTCGATGTACTCAACCGACACGACATCGACGTCCTCGCCATGCAAGAAACAAAATGCAGCGAGGACCAATTTCCCCGCGACGCCTTCACCGACGCCGGTTATCAGGTAGCCGTCAGTGGAACGAACCAGTGGAATGGGGTCGCGATCGCCTCCCGCGTTGGCCTCACAGACGTCCATACACTCCCCCATCAACCCGGATTCTCGAAGGACCTCACCGCGGAGCAAACGGTCGAACCCCGATCGATCGCGGCGACCTGTGGTGGCATCACCGTCATGAGCCTCTACGTCCCCAATGGCCGAGAAATCAGCAACATCCACTTCACCTACAAACTTCGGTTCCTCGATGCGGTCCGCACCTACGCCGCCACGGCCGTCGATAATGACCCCGAATTACGCCTGGCCCTCGTCGGAGATTGGAATATCGCTCCCCATGACACCGATGTATGGGATCCCCACTTCTTCATTGGGCACACCCACGTCACACCGCGTGAGCGTAGCGCTCTCACAGCGCTCGAGGATGAAGGATTTACCGACGTCACCCACAATTCGGGCTACACCTACTGGGACTACACAGCGGGACGTTTCGGGCGAAACCAAGGTATGCGCATCGACATGCAATGGGCATCACCTGCGCTCGCGGAAGGCGCTGGAGCGGTCAACGTCGATAAGGATGAACGTGCTGCGAAAGGTAGCAGCGATCACGCCCCACTCATCGTCGACTACGACGGGATTTAA
- a CDS encoding N-acetylglutamate synthase, CG3035 family, translated as MADSTPAHLPISRWSDPASLVVGARVVIRRRLTDASPHGDHFTDVIGTLISLDPLVVRRHNTGIPGEEITIDPQLIDVIKPLPAKPVRNSDIRAVEYAYALAFPGVIHHEWVHGWLVRVGDGVTERSNSAVPLEPHTAFDDVPVDAIRNIYKKYGLPTLIAAPDRIARPAFRMPGAWTRGPEIITMTKDLETAPASEGASAKDGSAEGNPAEDDSAIRNIAAHTVSDELLSRSITWEVAQQPNDDWLSLYHFRGQPLPESALRQLSHEIDGLLGFGRIVIDGETVAITRGTITHSPDGRAWLGYSAVEVAEHYRRQGLGTLMGAIMMDWGRQHGADTAYLHVIESNTPGRNLYHKLGFGEHHRHRYLSDASTARTTTHPDTSHTK; from the coding sequence ATGGCTGACTCCACACCGGCACATCTCCCGATCTCCCGCTGGTCCGACCCTGCCTCACTCGTCGTCGGAGCGCGCGTTGTCATCCGACGACGGCTCACCGACGCCAGCCCTCACGGGGACCACTTCACCGACGTCATCGGGACGCTCATCTCACTCGACCCGCTGGTGGTTCGTCGGCACAACACCGGGATCCCCGGCGAAGAGATTACCATCGATCCACAACTTATCGACGTTATTAAACCCCTGCCTGCGAAACCTGTGCGCAACAGCGATATCCGGGCCGTGGAATACGCCTACGCGCTCGCGTTCCCCGGCGTGATCCACCACGAGTGGGTACATGGGTGGCTGGTTCGCGTCGGCGATGGAGTGACCGAGAGGTCTAACAGCGCTGTCCCGTTGGAACCTCACACGGCGTTTGACGACGTTCCCGTCGACGCGATTCGCAACATATATAAGAAATACGGGTTGCCGACGCTGATTGCCGCACCGGATCGCATCGCGCGGCCCGCTTTCCGTATGCCCGGCGCGTGGACACGCGGGCCCGAAATCATCACGATGACTAAGGACTTAGAGACCGCACCGGCGTCGGAGGGTGCGTCGGCAAAAGACGGCTCCGCGGAAGGGAACCCGGCGGAAGACGATTCAGCGATTAGGAACATCGCCGCGCACACTGTGTCCGACGAGCTCCTCTCGCGAAGCATTACCTGGGAGGTTGCCCAGCAACCGAATGACGACTGGCTATCTCTTTACCACTTCCGTGGCCAGCCTCTTCCAGAGTCGGCCCTGCGGCAACTATCGCACGAAATCGACGGACTCCTCGGCTTCGGACGCATCGTTATTGATGGAGAGACCGTCGCTATCACGAGAGGAACCATCACTCACTCGCCCGATGGCCGCGCATGGCTGGGGTACTCCGCCGTGGAGGTAGCCGAACACTATCGTCGGCAAGGATTGGGCACACTCATGGGTGCCATCATGATGGATTGGGGCCGACAGCACGGCGCGGACACCGCATACCTGCACGTCATCGAATCGAACACTCCCGGACGCAATCTATATCACAAGCTGGGCTTCGGCGAACACCATCGCCATCGCTACCTGTCGGATGCGTCCACCGCGCGCACCACCACCCACCCGGATACGTCACACACGAAGTAA
- a CDS encoding peptide deformylase: MTVRPIVIAGDPVLHNPTQPVTESPEEIAELVADMYETLELSHGVGLAANQVGVAKRLFVYDCPDIEGPDGDSKSEEELKAQGGPRRKGCVVNPVLETSEIPETMPATDGSDAEGCLSVPGLDFPTGRAHWARVTGTDEHGEPVSIEGYGFFARCLQHEVGHLDGYLYTDMLIGRWARMAKKKIKRNGWTVPGNTWTPGVDPDPFGEDDE, translated from the coding sequence ATGACTGTGCGCCCAATTGTTATCGCTGGTGATCCTGTCCTCCATAACCCCACCCAGCCTGTTACCGAGTCACCCGAGGAAATTGCCGAACTCGTTGCAGACATGTATGAAACTCTCGAGCTCTCTCATGGAGTCGGCCTCGCCGCAAACCAAGTCGGAGTTGCCAAGCGGCTCTTCGTTTACGACTGCCCCGATATCGAAGGACCCGACGGCGACTCCAAGTCAGAGGAAGAACTCAAAGCTCAAGGGGGACCGCGACGTAAAGGATGCGTGGTCAATCCTGTTCTAGAAACTTCCGAGATCCCCGAGACAATGCCGGCCACCGACGGCTCCGACGCGGAAGGCTGTCTCTCTGTACCTGGCTTGGACTTCCCCACAGGACGCGCACACTGGGCTCGCGTCACCGGAACCGACGAACACGGGGAGCCAGTGAGCATCGAGGGCTACGGGTTCTTCGCGCGGTGCTTGCAGCACGAGGTCGGCCACCTGGACGGCTACCTCTACACCGACATGCTCATCGGCCGCTGGGCACGCATGGCGAAGAAGAAAATTAAACGCAACGGATGGACCGTTCCCGGAAATACCTGGACACCGGGGGTTGATCCCGATCCCTTCGGCGAAGACGATGAGTAA
- a CDS encoding DUF3263 domain-containing protein, giving the protein MDEKNDCGVNNRVTTNDTGSVHDEDDASGNADDYVNGHDVDDTTSDAPNEDKTQRGLTDDERRMLEFERRVWRRDSAKDELIRRRFNLSPIRYYQRLFRLIQRREALEEFPTTVSRLLRIANSDRPY; this is encoded by the coding sequence GTGGACGAGAAGAATGATTGCGGGGTGAACAATAGGGTGACGACGAATGACACGGGATCTGTACACGATGAGGACGACGCTTCCGGAAACGCCGATGATTACGTTAACGGGCATGATGTGGACGACACGACTAGCGATGCCCCCAATGAGGATAAGACACAACGTGGGCTCACTGACGACGAGCGACGCATGTTGGAATTCGAGCGGCGTGTGTGGAGGAGAGATTCCGCGAAAGATGAGTTGATTCGCCGTCGGTTCAATCTGAGCCCGATCCGCTATTACCAGCGTCTTTTCCGGTTGATTCAGCGTAGAGAAGCGCTTGAGGAATTCCCGACGACGGTGTCCCGTTTGCTTCGGATTGCGAATTCTGATCGTCCGTACTGA
- a CDS encoding LytR C-terminal domain-containing protein, translating into MNFDNEPGQSHRNHRNHSHGRVDNHRDNDDLFDDDVHTEGARDGAYEDEAFNDGFFADQGESGYSPAEAGDYYAGDNAAQGGYTGFAGYGSYDETPHHHESADSEAAPGAGLRDGNATPHHGSVRETASTSHVAASEPAEPDKPADYDEAAAPLASKPAASEPAASEPARVASAGDQTQKTQKSKVPLRTIGVILLIVAVALIAFGIYHLVSGDKDDDNSSASSTSSSAPVNPGNTAAPGAGAATGQQQPSDNASNPDSTADQGQNTSSTQGAQNTDDNGAAAQDGNTGSNGTGTDKKVDKGKVQVTVLNNSRVQGLAEKVSKNLNADSWSNTSFGNLPADGAAAFPGSVVLYDDNAESKAAATEVATTLGLKAQPKTDQTNQQLANAEMVSGQHPGSVVVVTTADMNQ; encoded by the coding sequence GTGAATTTCGATAACGAACCTGGACAATCACACCGCAACCATCGCAATCACTCTCATGGTCGCGTCGATAATCACCGCGATAACGATGATTTATTTGACGACGACGTGCATACCGAGGGTGCGCGCGATGGCGCCTATGAGGATGAAGCGTTTAACGACGGATTCTTTGCTGATCAGGGGGAATCCGGCTATTCCCCCGCTGAAGCGGGCGATTATTATGCAGGTGACAATGCTGCTCAAGGTGGGTACACCGGTTTCGCCGGCTATGGTTCGTATGACGAGACCCCTCATCATCATGAAAGCGCTGATTCAGAGGCTGCACCCGGGGCGGGTCTCCGCGATGGTAACGCCACCCCACACCATGGCTCCGTCAGGGAAACGGCATCAACTTCGCATGTGGCTGCATCGGAACCTGCTGAACCCGATAAACCCGCCGACTATGACGAGGCAGCAGCACCCCTAGCGTCGAAACCCGCCGCATCTGAGCCCGCCGCATCTGAGCCCGCACGTGTTGCGTCGGCAGGGGATCAGACACAGAAGACTCAGAAGTCCAAAGTTCCGCTGCGCACAATCGGCGTAATTCTGTTAATAGTGGCCGTCGCACTGATCGCTTTCGGTATCTACCACCTGGTGAGTGGCGACAAGGATGATGACAACTCATCGGCAAGTTCGACGTCGTCGTCGGCACCCGTGAACCCCGGGAACACCGCTGCACCCGGGGCGGGAGCTGCCACAGGGCAACAACAACCGAGCGATAATGCCAGCAATCCTGACAGCACAGCCGACCAGGGGCAGAACACGTCCAGCACTCAGGGGGCGCAGAACACCGATGATAATGGTGCGGCTGCACAGGACGGAAACACCGGAAGCAACGGCACCGGTACCGATAAAAAGGTAGATAAGGGTAAAGTTCAGGTCACCGTTCTGAACAACTCGAGAGTTCAAGGTTTGGCGGAGAAGGTATCGAAAAACCTCAACGCCGATAGCTGGAGCAATACCTCTTTCGGTAACTTGCCGGCCGATGGGGCTGCGGCTTTCCCTGGTTCTGTCGTTCTGTATGACGACAACGCTGAAAGCAAAGCTGCTGCCACTGAGGTAGCCACGACGTTGGGGCTCAAGGCTCAGCCAAAAACTGACCAAACTAACCAGCAATTGGCTAATGCGGAAATGGTGTCCGGCCAGCACCCGGGCTCCGTTGTTGTTGTGACGACGGCTGATATGAATCAGTAG
- a CDS encoding glutamate--cysteine ligase encodes MTSEKPPTLTFNASPAPTLGVEWELALVDPTTLDLTPRAGELLQVMSTMDPNHRVVREFLSNTIEFVTAVCETVADVENDLRESLDLALRAADDIGVELLSVGTHPFAHWGDQELSDKTNYQQIIERTQWWGRQMLIWGIHVHVGVRSKDRVWPIINAMLTLYPHILAMSASSPAWEGMDTGYASNRTLLYQQLPTAGLPYPTKTWDEWEEFTRDQLRSGVIDKPDAMHLDIRPAGKWGTIEVRFADTTTNMRDLSAIVAFVHCAVVYFDRAYDRGEDLPSLQQWHIVENKWRAARYGLDAIVIVDRDTNEKDVRDDIREWVKRLRPIADDLSCRRELEDVLTIVKEGAAYERLRRIARAAGAAREPGVRLAGEAGALDGFATPDAWKAAVRASINELKENFSDER; translated from the coding sequence GTGACATCGGAAAAGCCTCCGACTCTCACCTTCAACGCTTCTCCTGCGCCGACATTGGGCGTGGAGTGGGAACTGGCCTTGGTGGACCCCACGACCTTGGATCTCACGCCGCGTGCAGGAGAACTGCTGCAAGTGATGTCCACAATGGATCCCAATCACCGCGTTGTCCGCGAATTCCTCTCGAACACGATTGAATTCGTCACGGCCGTATGTGAGACGGTGGCCGATGTCGAAAACGACCTGCGAGAATCGCTTGATCTCGCTCTCCGGGCCGCGGACGATATTGGCGTCGAATTGCTGTCCGTGGGCACCCACCCGTTTGCCCACTGGGGTGATCAGGAGCTCTCGGACAAGACGAACTATCAGCAAATCATTGAGCGCACCCAATGGTGGGGCCGCCAGATGCTGATCTGGGGGATACATGTGCACGTAGGGGTCCGTTCGAAGGATCGGGTATGGCCGATCATCAACGCGATGCTGACTTTATATCCCCACATTTTGGCAATGTCTGCTTCCTCGCCCGCCTGGGAGGGGATGGACACCGGGTATGCCAGCAATCGGACGCTCCTGTATCAACAATTGCCGACGGCGGGGCTCCCGTATCCCACGAAAACCTGGGATGAGTGGGAGGAATTCACCCGTGACCAGTTGCGCAGCGGGGTCATCGATAAACCCGACGCTATGCATTTGGATATTCGCCCGGCAGGTAAATGGGGGACGATTGAGGTCCGTTTTGCCGACACCACAACAAACATGCGCGACCTCAGCGCGATTGTTGCTTTTGTTCATTGTGCAGTGGTGTATTTTGATCGCGCCTACGACCGTGGGGAGGACTTGCCGAGTCTGCAGCAATGGCACATCGTCGAAAATAAATGGCGTGCGGCGCGGTATGGCCTGGATGCGATTGTCATCGTGGATCGAGACACCAATGAGAAAGATGTGCGCGATGATATTCGCGAGTGGGTTAAGCGGCTTCGGCCAATCGCCGACGACTTATCGTGCCGACGCGAGTTGGAGGACGTTCTGACGATTGTGAAGGAAGGGGCAGCATATGAGCGCTTGCGACGGATCGCCCGTGCAGCAGGTGCCGCGCGCGAACCCGGCGTCCGTTTGGCAGGCGAAGCCGGGGCGTTGGATGGATTCGCGACGCCGGACGCGTGGAAGGCTGCCGTGCGGGCGTCGATCAACGAGTTGAAAGAGAACTTTTCCGATGAGAGATGA
- a CDS encoding acetyl-CoA acetyltransferase gives MIIYTSSRRRTHSFTRDTTRAFSTSNQGTNFETQPTRTFADDPFRARFGHRLPRGLREQAHGMAWRTFTETFCAPGGALSLQSLTHEQLRAGRRRYTITLADSTQPSSQRISTHTITSMGAISAMTNILADNGRRVEILEFHQFTIFEATVTMIYAAHDRRKVWTVGFGSHPDISAANSLVNAANRLYPTVK, from the coding sequence GTGATTATCTATACTTCCAGCCGACGCCGGACACATTCGTTCACCCGGGACACCACCAGAGCTTTTTCCACATCCAACCAGGGCACGAACTTTGAGACGCAGCCCACACGTACCTTCGCCGACGACCCCTTCCGCGCCCGGTTCGGCCACCGACTGCCCCGCGGGTTACGGGAGCAAGCCCACGGCATGGCCTGGCGGACGTTCACGGAAACATTTTGCGCTCCTGGTGGCGCACTGAGCCTACAATCACTCACCCACGAACAGCTGCGCGCAGGCCGTCGTCGCTACACCATCACCCTGGCTGACAGCACGCAGCCTTCCTCCCAGCGCATCTCCACCCACACCATCACATCGATGGGCGCTATCAGCGCCATGACCAACATCTTGGCTGATAATGGGCGTCGCGTTGAAATCCTCGAATTCCACCAATTCACGATTTTCGAAGCAACCGTCACCATGATCTATGCGGCCCATGATCGTCGAAAAGTCTGGACCGTCGGTTTCGGTTCTCACCCCGATATTTCTGCCGCCAATTCCCTGGTCAATGCTGCTAATCGTCTATACCCGACGGTTAAATAA